The Pseudomonas alkylphenolica genomic sequence CCCAGCTTCTATTAAAAAATGTTCCTGGTATCTCTGAGGACATTGCTGAGGAAGCGAGTATCTTCATGGCTAAGAATCGAGCTATATTTGCCGTCGCATTTAAAAATAATATTTCGGCTCTTGACGAACTAAATACTAAAAAATAACAAAACTACCGCCGTCGTAACCCCTGCCCTGCCGGCAGACGCCGGTTCGAGCGCGGGAGGATGAGTGTCAGCACGCTGCAGACTCCCGAGGCTCGTTTAGGAGCAACTGTTCATGCCCGTAATATCAGCCGCAACTGTCATCATGCTACCGTACCAGCGACGACAACCTAGCGAACCTTCATTTCGTAAAGATTACCTACTGCTGCGATAGTAAAATTCCGATGGCCGCGAGCAACCGATTGCACGAGACCTGCGGCGCCAGTGACCAGCTACTCTTGTTCAGCCTTCACTAAGGTTCCGGCTCTCATTGCCATCATCATGCCACTCTGAAATTAGACACTCCCAAGAAGCACTGCATCTGATACTGCGGATAGGCTGGCAAAGAAGACTAAAACAGGAATGGCAAGGCAATTACAATCTAGACAAGCAATAGTATCTTTAAATACGCATAAAACATATGCAATAGCACCAAAGCCTGCCAGCGCCCTATAATAAAATATTCATTAATAGAGTCATAGGTAATTTTAAACGCGAACTACACCATAAGTTTACTGTCACCGACACCCTCGGCACATTCAATTTTTTGCTACAAACGCAGCGTTTCCCGGCCTAATCTACCTGTCAGCCGTGACCATCATCAAGCGCGGGATACCATAGAACCCCCTATGCTCAGGTGAGTAAGCCTACACAGATGTCAGAAAGCTTGCAGTCATATTACAAATTTGTAGGATTTCGCCAAATCCATTTACTTCACGTTAAAATTCACAGCCATAAACTGACCATTAGGTGTTCTTAATATTAGAGACTTACTGAGTACCGGGCACTACTTCGACCTACCTTTGCAAACCACAGCGATGTTATTGGTGTCCTAGCCAAACGTCTAACCCCCTCACCTCTTGAGATCAATTATGCGCGTACTAGTTGTGGAAGACGAAATAAAGACTGCTGAATATCTTCAGCAGGGCCTCTCCGAAAGCGGGTATGTCGTTGATATAGCGCATAATGGTGTTGACGCCCTACACTTATTTAGTCACAACACCTACTCGCTAGTTCTTTTGGATGTGAACCTACCTGGCATTGATGGCTGGGATCTTCTCCAAACAATCAGACATACGAGCCGTGTTCGCATCATCATGCTGACCGCTCGCGGCCGTATCAATGACAAACTCAAGGGCCTAGATGGCGGGGCAGATGATTACCTCGTTAAGCCGTTCGAGTTTCCAGAGCTGCTCGCCCGTATTCGATCGCTGCAGCGACGCGGCGATGAACTCGTAGAAAAGACCACACTCAAGATCGGCGACCTGGAATTGGACTCTGAACGTCACCGGGTGTTCCGGGGGGGAACACGGATTGACCTCACCACGAAGGAGTTTGCCTTGTTGCGCTTGCTGATGAGCCGTACAGGCGAAGCACTGACACGCTCACAAATTATCTCGCTGGTCTGGGACATGAATTTCGATTGTGACACCAACGTCATTGATGTCGCTATCAGGCGCCTGCGCTCGAAGATCGATGATCCATTTGAAACCAAACTCATTCATACGCTGCGAGGCGTTGGGTACATTTTTGAGGTGCGTGCATGAGGCCATTCAGCCTGGCCGTAAAGCTTGGACTTAAAGTTGGGTTGATGAGCGCGACCTTGTTGCTGATGTTTGCCACCTTCGGCTACCTGATGGTGGGCCAAGCTCTTGAAAGGACGGCACGAAGTGATCTCGTCGTCAAAATGAGCGGGATGGCTCACAATCTGTCCAGCATTACGGACATTTCCGGCGTTACCGCGGACGCACATCAGCTTGTCGACCTGGTCATGGGCCATAACAACCTGTACGTGAGCATTTTCCAGTCGGCACACAGTCAGACCCCGCTACTCACGATTGGGTCCAAGCAGGTCAACCAAGAGGTACACCAGTTCCGCGCCACTGTACAAATGGAAGAATATGAGTGGCGCGACTCGCTGGACAGACCGATGCTGAGCACGTCGCGCATCATGCAATTAGGAAATGGCAGAGAGGTAAGCGTCTACATGACCATGGACCAGAGCTCCAACAAGGCTCTGCTAAAAGCGTTGTTGACCTGGGCTCTAATGGTATCCCCCCTCCTCCTTGCGCTAATCCTCGTCATCGGTTGGTGGACCGTCCGCCGCGGCTTATTGCCACTGACTAAGTTCTTGAAAGTTGCATCAAAGATCTCCACCGAAAGTCTTGAACATCGACTCCCAACCAATGGTATGCCGGCAGAACTGAAGGAGCTGGCTGACGGGATCAATATCATGCTCGCTCGCTTGGATGATGGCGTGCAGCAGCTCTCGCAGTTTTCTGACGATCTTGCACACGAGCTCCGGGCCCCCCTTTCTAACCTGATGGGCAAGGCCCAGGTAGCGCTGACCAGGGATAGATCACCTGAAGAATACCGTGACGTGCTCGAATCCTGCACTGAGGAACTGGACCGTATGAGCCGTATGGTTTCAGACATGCTCTTCCTAGCCCAGGTCAGCCATCCCGCTTCCTTGGTCGATTTCGAGGCCATTGTGTTGGTGGACGAAGTTCAGCGGGTATGCGACCTTTTCAGCATCACGGCTGAGGAAAGTGAAGTCGAACTGCAGATCTCTGGCTGCGCCGACGTAGTGCAAGGGAACAGGCTGATGATTCAGCGTGCAGTCTCGAACCTTCTTTCCAACGCGATTAGATACTGCCCAAGTGGAAGAACAGTCTTTGTCAGAGTCCATAGAGGACCGAGCGGCGTTACACTGAGCGTAGGCAATCCTGGCCGTGGAATCCCGAAAGAACACCTGCCACATCTGTTCGAACGCTTTTATCGAGTAGACAAAAGCCGTGCAAGGAGCGAAGGCGGCACAGGGCTAGGCTTAGCCATTGTCCAATCAATCATGTGCCTGCACCACGGCGTGGCAGATGTAGAAGTTATCGATGAGAATTTCACATGGTTCCATCTGAGCTTTCCGGATGACCATACGAGACATAACGCCAGCGGGGTCATTTAAGTACCAACGACTCAATTTAGAATTTAACTCAGTTATACACCTTGTAGAAGAGAGGGTCTGTCAATAAGCTGGCCTCTCTCATTCAGCAAAGATCCTTAATTCTCCATTTTTCGCGGAACCATGGAGACGCAAAAAATTTCCCCATAAGTGCAAAAACTTATATACGCTCATTTTCTCTTGAGCGCTGACGACATCCTAGCTATTGACCAAATACATCGCCGGGCGAACACATATCAGCGCCAAAATTAATAATTCAGTCGGCACCGTCAACACATACTTTTTAGCATAAGCAGACATACGCTTCAGACCAGTAGAAACTTACTGATTGGTTGATGATAAGCAGCGAGTAGCTCGAAAATCAGCGGTTTAATTACCTCATCATCAACGAGCAAAGCAAAAGAGTGCGTTTCTGTCGGCGCCCCAACAACACCGAGATAGACACCGCGCGCATGAATTTAAGGGCTAAAGACTGCGTACCGCTCCGAAACATGACGGAATTGTAATTATTGACTCATCATGGCGTTAGCTTCTCGTTCCTAAACTGCTAAGCAACAAAGGCAGCCGCACTGGCCAGCCTGCTAGTAGGTACAGAGGCTCATTATGAGATTTGTAAAATTTATCGCTGTTGGTAGCTTGCTTCTTGGTCTCATGGGCACTGCTTATGCTGAGGGAGGCTTCGAGCGAGCGAAGAGCTTCACCGAAGACTTCCGAGCAGAACAGGCCCGTCTCTGGGGCGATCAGTCGAAAAAAAAGAATGGGCAAGACGCACAGCAACAGAAAGAACCTGAAAAACGCCAGGAAAAGTCCGACAACTAATCGGAATGGAGCCAGACTCCTAATGACAATATTGACGAGCAAAAAGCCAGGTAGTTGCCTGGCTTTTTAATTCTAATTTAGTTTATCTTTTCTAGCAGGGTCAGACTTGGCCTCTCCAGCCAAGCCGCCCGTCTCAAACTTAATGTTATGCCATTTACACAACAGAAGCTGAATAGTGATTTTGCTGTAACTCACATCAGCGTACAGTCTGGGCCAGATAAGACATAACATCATACGACCACCCTGTAGAGTCCTTGATGCTCTCGGAGTTATCGTTACGGTAGAACTCCGACGAGTACGAGTGACGTCCTAGACAGATGGCTGGTGCTGGTTGATCGAACATCAAGCCAAGCCTATACAGTGTCATACTGGTTCTGAGGCAAGCTTCAATAATTCCCACAGAGATGATGCTCCGCCCCACTGCTGGGTAACGCCACAGCACTGCTCCCCGCCGCGAATAGTAGGTACAAACCAAGCTGAATCGAATTGGTACCATACGGTTTCCGGGCCATCAGACCGATCCCCCATAACTCTTTACTTTGGCAGGGTGAACGAAAACTCCCTACACAGTTCCAAATCCTGAACTGATTAGCTTCGGCCTATCCATCCAGGTCAACGCGCTGCAAAAGAGCTCAAGAAAGCGTGACCCGCATCGTTAAAATCGATTTCAAATAAAAAATGCCAGGCACTGCCTGGCATTTTTGAGTTCGTATTTTTTGCAATCAAAGATAACCTACTTATTATTGATACAGGTAGCAAACATTGAGTATCGAAAAGTCTTTAGTGTACCCATGGAGTCTTCGAAGGTCATGAGCCTTGGGTAGACTGAGCAGTTTCGAGGGTCTTGAGACTGCCGTACAAACTTAGCCACGTCGATCTTCATACCGTATTTGTAGTCTTGAATATCCGGCATTGGTTTACCATTTTTCTCGGCGTAGGCAGCTACGGCCTTCTGATGCTCCTGAATGAACTGCAGCTGACGTTTCTCGGAATAAGTATTGGCTTGCGCAGTCACCGAGAAGATAACCAGCGCCGCAGTGACAATAAGCTTTTTCATAATGCTCTCTTAAATTAACCATCTCGAGAGTACCTTAGCAATACGTTGGCATCACCGACATGACAAAAAACTTACAATTTTGAAAGGTAATGCCATTCACTTAGTTCTAATCAAGTAGAAAAAGCCCACAACAAGTGTTGTGGGCTATTCAGTGCGAATCGTCAATTTGTGACTTTAAGTAAACAGCATTGCGCTCAAGAGCAGTTTTTTACTTACGCAAAAATAGCGCTGTGAACTTAACGCGTGCGATGGGCCAAGCGGTAGAGCAATGGCAGAACCAACAGCGTCAGCGCCGTTGAGGACAGGATTCCACCAATCACCACCGTCGCCAGAGGCCGCTGAACTTCCGCACCCGTGCCAATGGCAGTAGCCATCGGAATAAAGCCCAGAGACGCCACCAAGGCAGTCATCAGTACAGGTCTCAGACGAGTCAATGCGCCTTCGCGAATGGCCTCATCCAGCCCCATGCCGTTCTCACGCAAACTACGAATGAAGGAAATCATGACCAGGCCGTTGAGTACCGCCACACCCGACAACGCAATGAAGCCCACCCCTGCAGAGATCGAGAGCGGAATATCACGCATCCACAACGCCATTATCCCGCCTGTCAGTGCGAAGGGCACGCCGGTGAATACCAGCAGGCCATCTTTGACATTGCCGAACATCATGAACAGCAGCGTGAACACAAGCAACAGCGATACTGGCACGACAATCTGCAGGCGCTTGGCCGCTGACTGAAGCTGCTCGAAGGTGCCACCCCAAGTAGTCCAATAGCCTGCAGGGACACTCACCGCCTCAGCGATTTTGCTCTCAGCCTCGGCGACAAAAGAGCCGATATCACGGCCGCGAACGTTCGCGGTAACCACCACGCGGCGCT encodes the following:
- a CDS encoding YebG family protein, producing MAVEILYRSTRDLETTFLDRKLADAHDHMLELSESLTQLLLKNVPGISEDIAEEASIFMAKNRAIFAVAFKNNISALDELNTKK
- a CDS encoding DUF2790 domain-containing protein encodes the protein MKKLIVTAALVIFSVTAQANTYSEKRQLQFIQEHQKAVAAYAEKNGKPMPDIQDYKYGMKIDVAKFVRQSQDPRNCSVYPRLMTFEDSMGTLKTFRYSMFATCINNK
- a CDS encoding heavy metal sensor histidine kinase, with amino-acid sequence MRPFSLAVKLGLKVGLMSATLLLMFATFGYLMVGQALERTARSDLVVKMSGMAHNLSSITDISGVTADAHQLVDLVMGHNNLYVSIFQSAHSQTPLLTIGSKQVNQEVHQFRATVQMEEYEWRDSLDRPMLSTSRIMQLGNGREVSVYMTMDQSSNKALLKALLTWALMVSPLLLALILVIGWWTVRRGLLPLTKFLKVASKISTESLEHRLPTNGMPAELKELADGINIMLARLDDGVQQLSQFSDDLAHELRAPLSNLMGKAQVALTRDRSPEEYRDVLESCTEELDRMSRMVSDMLFLAQVSHPASLVDFEAIVLVDEVQRVCDLFSITAEESEVELQISGCADVVQGNRLMIQRAVSNLLSNAIRYCPSGRTVFVRVHRGPSGVTLSVGNPGRGIPKEHLPHLFERFYRVDKSRARSEGGTGLGLAIVQSIMCLHHGVADVEVIDENFTWFHLSFPDDHTRHNASGVI
- a CDS encoding heavy metal response regulator transcription factor: MRVLVVEDEIKTAEYLQQGLSESGYVVDIAHNGVDALHLFSHNTYSLVLLDVNLPGIDGWDLLQTIRHTSRVRIIMLTARGRINDKLKGLDGGADDYLVKPFEFPELLARIRSLQRRGDELVEKTTLKIGDLELDSERHRVFRGGTRIDLTTKEFALLRLLMSRTGEALTRSQIISLVWDMNFDCDTNVIDVAIRRLRSKIDDPFETKLIHTLRGVGYIFEVRA